One Prolixibacteraceae bacterium DNA segment encodes these proteins:
- the cas1 gene encoding type II CRISPR-associated endonuclease Cas1, whose amino-acid sequence MLKRTLFFSSAVSLRLQLSQLAIHFVEEDRPNQTIPLEDIGIIILEHRQIQLTHPLLSACMEHKITVVCCDAKHMPSGVMLPFRGHSEMQQRQRWQLQAKEPLRKQLWRQLVVQKIRNQAAVLEQVGRDGRPLLAMIESVQSGDKTNVEGHAAALYWREVFADFYPKFVRDRDLAMVNPILNYGYAVVRAAAARAVVSAGLLVSYGLFHKNKYNAYALADDLMEPFRPYMDRLCYDLILEHGEVEIEEVTLSMKQQIWQLMGSEVQIDGSHSVFQIAMQRSAVSLAHCFAGTQRKLNLPNL is encoded by the coding sequence ATGTTAAAACGCACTCTATTTTTTAGCTCTGCTGTCTCTCTAAGACTTCAGCTATCCCAGCTTGCGATCCATTTTGTCGAGGAGGATCGTCCGAACCAAACAATCCCTTTAGAGGATATTGGGATCATCATTTTAGAACATCGGCAGATACAGTTAACCCATCCACTGCTCTCAGCGTGTATGGAACACAAGATAACGGTGGTCTGTTGCGATGCCAAACACATGCCCTCTGGTGTGATGCTTCCCTTTCGTGGACACTCCGAGATGCAACAGAGACAACGTTGGCAACTTCAAGCCAAAGAGCCACTACGAAAGCAGTTGTGGAGACAGTTGGTGGTTCAGAAAATACGAAATCAAGCAGCAGTATTAGAACAGGTTGGGAGAGATGGTCGACCTCTTTTGGCGATGATCGAATCGGTGCAGAGTGGCGATAAAACCAATGTCGAAGGACATGCAGCAGCACTCTATTGGAGAGAGGTCTTTGCCGATTTCTACCCTAAATTTGTTCGTGATCGCGACCTTGCCATGGTCAACCCCATACTGAATTATGGATATGCGGTGGTTAGGGCTGCAGCAGCAAGGGCTGTGGTAAGTGCTGGATTGCTCGTCAGTTATGGTCTCTTTCATAAAAACAAATACAATGCCTATGCCCTTGCTGACGATCTGATGGAACCATTTCGTCCCTATATGGATCGTTTATGCTACGACTTGATACTCGAACATGGAGAGGTTGAGATAGAGGAGGTGACACTTTCGATGAAACAGCAGATTTGGCAACTAATGGGAAGTGAGGTTCAGATAGATGGAAGCCATAGTGTTTTCCAGATAGCCATGCAAAGAAGTGCCGTCTCTTTGGCACACTGTTTTGCTGGAACCCAACGAAAACTGAATCTTCCGAATCTATGA
- the cas9 gene encoding type II CRISPR RNA-guided endonuclease Cas9 (Cas9, originally named Csn1, is the large, multifunctional signature protein of type II CRISPR/Cas systems. It is well known even to general audiences because its RNA-guided endonuclease activity has made it a popular tool for custom editing of eukaryotic genomes.), producing the protein MAKILGLDLGTTSIGWALVEESHDKKCSIIQSGVRVVPLTVDEKGNFEKGKAITTNADRTLKRSARRNLQRTKLRREVLHKHLCEYGWISSETPLYEEGKDSTHRTLQIRAKAATSQISLEELAVVLFSLNKKRGYKSSRKMIQSEEGDAVDNLELVLQLQEQGITPGVFCYQKLQKDPKKTLPTFYRSDLLDELQQIWNKQKVFHDTLLSKALWSQVVESKSSKQVWDICKEPWSLEGIKIPGNKNEQKVAKYQYRSEALTQKLSLEKIAIVVSDIMGLIAKSSGYLGDISDRSKQLYMEKITVGQYLWRQIEAHPFQSIKNQVFYRQDYMDEFERIWDVQKQFYPEALTLERQKALRDIVIFYQRPLRSQKGLISRCAFEKRIVKFEKDGKQCEKEVGPRVVPKSSPLFQTAKDWQTVYNYKLVHKETKQEVSIKDYALEQRNKLQQKLSIGNSMKPAEVASFLGLDTPKKWDSPLQEMEGNKTNLKLYQIYRRIAVEEGYGHDWERRSVGDIQEELTEVFKQIGVDPKILHLDLSLEGDLFDKQPAYQLWHLLYATQDDVKVSSEDRIRYGQQNVAVKRSLHIQFGFPIVYAQWLGNIQFPLDYGSLSAKALRKILPFLQQGIGYSDACEKAGYNHSNSMTREQRDQRILEPKMEILAKNELRNPVVEKILNQVVHVVNGVIDRYGKPDIVRVELARELKKGAKERASDTSFINQRKRENEKLALELKESYNISNPTKNDIVRLRLYHELKDLAFKDIYTNTYIDKEQLFSKEIEVEHILPKARHYDDSFSNKTLSFSAFNKDKGADTPLDFLERTASGAVVDYQNRVELLYANAKISKSKRDKLLMHQEDIPENFLERDLRNTQYISREATARLQKVFRKVETSSGSITSKLREEWGIMEVMKELNLPVYRARGLVEVEERGPIDNRREVEVIREWTKRNDHRHHAMDAITVAFTTPAHIQCLNRYNALYKCRKEERVTDKNLFALYSNLKEQYVDKRGRTRTRFKAPFAYFRQEVERSLSQILVSFKAKNKVVTRNQNRYKTKEGQASQLCLTPRGPLHKETVYAQRTRWVVSEAKIGTKMTKEVIETVTKPLYRSLLLARLEANGDDPKKAFTGRNSLTKKPLIDSKTGVEVPEKVKIRSQETYFTVRKSVDKDLKLEKIVDQGTRRIIETYIAARGGDPKKALDNITNDPIWQDETKTQAITDVRIEAVKEATPIHAVNASRGREDSPSYHDLVPNDYVQTGNNHHVAIFRDADGKYHEEVVSFYEAVARVLEGVPIVRDNHPEHPDWTLQFTLKQNEMFLLPSEDFNPREIDPLDPDQRATIAKHLYRVQNISSKYYVLTHHYETTDVTRVESMLGWRFIRKRSLNGLEDWVKVRINHLGEIVQVGEYR; encoded by the coding sequence ATGGCTAAAATATTAGGACTAGATTTAGGAACCACCTCAATTGGTTGGGCTCTTGTGGAGGAGTCTCATGACAAAAAGTGCTCCATAATACAGAGCGGTGTAAGAGTGGTTCCACTTACAGTGGATGAGAAGGGTAATTTTGAGAAGGGAAAAGCAATTACTACCAACGCGGATCGCACTCTTAAACGATCGGCCAGAAGAAATCTACAACGCACCAAACTTCGACGAGAAGTACTTCATAAACATCTTTGTGAATATGGCTGGATCTCTTCAGAAACACCTCTTTATGAAGAGGGGAAAGACTCTACCCATCGAACATTGCAAATTAGAGCAAAAGCGGCCACCTCTCAAATCTCTTTAGAGGAGCTGGCAGTGGTTCTATTCTCCTTGAACAAAAAGAGAGGATATAAGTCGAGTCGCAAGATGATCCAGTCGGAGGAAGGGGATGCGGTAGACAATTTAGAGTTGGTACTTCAACTTCAAGAACAGGGAATCACTCCAGGAGTCTTCTGTTATCAAAAACTACAAAAAGATCCAAAGAAGACTTTGCCTACTTTTTATCGTTCCGATCTACTAGATGAACTCCAGCAGATATGGAACAAACAGAAGGTCTTTCACGATACTTTGCTGAGTAAGGCGTTATGGAGTCAAGTGGTGGAATCGAAGAGCAGCAAACAAGTTTGGGATATTTGCAAGGAGCCTTGGAGTCTCGAAGGGATAAAGATTCCTGGAAACAAAAACGAACAGAAGGTTGCCAAATACCAATATCGCTCCGAAGCCTTGACGCAGAAGCTCTCTTTAGAGAAAATTGCGATTGTGGTTTCTGATATTATGGGATTGATTGCCAAGTCTAGTGGATATCTCGGGGATATTAGCGACCGGAGCAAACAGCTCTATATGGAGAAGATTACGGTGGGGCAGTATCTATGGCGACAAATAGAGGCACATCCTTTTCAATCTATCAAGAATCAAGTATTCTATCGTCAAGACTATATGGATGAGTTTGAACGCATTTGGGACGTTCAAAAACAATTTTATCCAGAAGCCTTAACCCTCGAACGACAAAAAGCACTTCGTGACATTGTGATCTTCTATCAACGTCCTTTGCGTTCGCAGAAAGGGCTTATTTCTCGTTGTGCCTTTGAGAAGCGTATCGTAAAGTTTGAGAAGGATGGAAAACAGTGCGAAAAGGAGGTCGGCCCTAGAGTGGTCCCTAAATCGTCTCCACTATTTCAAACTGCCAAAGATTGGCAGACGGTATACAACTATAAGTTGGTGCATAAAGAGACCAAACAGGAGGTCTCTATCAAAGATTATGCTCTCGAACAACGTAATAAATTACAACAGAAGCTCTCTATTGGTAATAGCATGAAACCCGCAGAGGTGGCTAGCTTCTTGGGACTAGACACGCCCAAAAAGTGGGATAGTCCACTTCAGGAGATGGAGGGAAATAAAACCAACCTGAAGCTCTACCAAATCTATCGACGTATTGCTGTCGAGGAGGGGTATGGGCACGACTGGGAGAGACGTTCGGTGGGAGATATTCAAGAGGAGCTTACCGAAGTGTTTAAACAGATTGGCGTCGATCCAAAGATCTTACATCTTGACCTCTCTTTAGAGGGAGATCTTTTTGACAAACAACCTGCCTATCAGCTATGGCATCTTCTCTATGCCACCCAAGACGATGTCAAGGTGTCCTCTGAAGATCGTATTCGCTATGGGCAACAGAATGTGGCAGTAAAACGTTCGCTACATATTCAGTTTGGTTTTCCTATTGTCTACGCCCAATGGCTTGGGAATATTCAATTCCCTTTGGATTACGGTTCGCTGAGTGCCAAAGCCCTTCGTAAGATTCTTCCTTTTCTTCAACAAGGGATTGGCTATTCGGATGCTTGTGAGAAGGCGGGCTACAACCACTCCAACTCCATGACAAGAGAACAGAGAGACCAACGTATCTTGGAGCCTAAGATGGAGATCCTAGCAAAGAACGAACTTCGAAACCCTGTGGTGGAGAAGATCCTAAATCAGGTGGTGCATGTGGTGAATGGAGTGATTGATCGCTATGGAAAACCCGATATCGTTCGAGTAGAGTTGGCTCGCGAACTAAAGAAGGGAGCCAAAGAGCGTGCCAGTGACACCTCCTTTATCAACCAACGAAAGAGGGAGAATGAGAAGCTTGCTTTAGAGTTGAAAGAGTCTTATAACATCAGCAACCCCACCAAAAACGATATCGTTCGACTTCGACTATACCATGAGTTGAAAGATCTAGCTTTTAAAGATATCTACACCAACACCTATATCGACAAGGAACAGCTCTTTTCTAAGGAGATAGAGGTGGAACATATTCTTCCCAAAGCCCGTCATTACGACGATAGCTTCTCGAATAAAACCCTCTCCTTTAGTGCTTTCAATAAGGATAAAGGAGCAGATACCCCACTCGATTTCTTAGAACGTACCGCTTCTGGAGCAGTGGTGGATTATCAAAATAGGGTAGAACTCCTATATGCCAATGCAAAGATATCCAAATCGAAACGTGACAAGCTCTTGATGCACCAAGAGGATATCCCTGAGAACTTCTTAGAGAGAGATCTCCGAAATACCCAATATATCTCTCGTGAGGCGACAGCCCGACTGCAAAAGGTGTTCCGAAAGGTAGAGACCTCTTCTGGTTCGATTACGAGTAAGCTACGCGAAGAGTGGGGTATTATGGAGGTGATGAAGGAGTTAAATCTTCCTGTCTACCGCGCTAGAGGACTTGTAGAAGTCGAAGAGCGTGGACCTATTGATAATCGACGAGAGGTGGAGGTGATTCGTGAGTGGACCAAAAGAAACGACCACCGTCACCATGCGATGGATGCCATCACCGTTGCTTTTACGACCCCTGCCCATATTCAGTGTTTGAATCGTTACAATGCGCTTTATAAGTGTCGTAAGGAAGAGAGAGTCACCGATAAAAACCTGTTTGCTCTTTATAGTAACCTGAAAGAACAGTATGTGGATAAGAGAGGACGTACTCGTACTCGATTTAAGGCTCCTTTTGCCTATTTCCGTCAGGAAGTAGAGAGATCCCTTTCGCAGATCTTGGTCTCTTTCAAAGCGAAGAATAAAGTGGTTACTAGAAACCAAAATCGTTACAAAACCAAAGAGGGACAGGCTAGCCAGTTGTGTCTTACCCCTAGAGGGCCTCTTCATAAAGAGACGGTCTATGCACAGCGTACACGTTGGGTGGTTTCGGAGGCGAAAATTGGAACGAAGATGACCAAAGAGGTGATCGAAACCGTGACCAAACCGCTATACCGTTCTCTACTTCTAGCTCGCTTAGAGGCCAATGGAGACGATCCAAAAAAGGCATTCACCGGACGTAACAGTTTGACAAAAAAGCCTTTGATCGATTCCAAAACAGGGGTAGAGGTTCCTGAAAAGGTGAAAATACGCAGCCAAGAGACCTATTTTACGGTTCGTAAATCGGTAGACAAAGACTTGAAGTTAGAGAAGATTGTCGACCAAGGTACTCGTCGTATTATCGAAACCTATATTGCGGCGCGTGGAGGAGATCCAAAGAAAGCCTTGGATAATATAACCAATGATCCTATATGGCAAGATGAAACCAAAACACAGGCGATCACAGATGTCCGTATTGAAGCGGTGAAAGAGGCTACACCTATTCATGCTGTGAATGCCTCAAGAGGGAGAGAGGATAGCCCTTCATACCATGATTTGGTGCCAAATGATTATGTGCAGACTGGAAACAACCACCATGTTGCAATTTTCAGAGATGCTGATGGAAAATATCATGAAGAGGTGGTCTCATTTTACGAAGCGGTAGCAAGGGTGTTAGAAGGAGTACCTATTGTTCGAGACAACCATCCCGAGCACCCAGACTGGACGCTGCAGTTTACACTGAAGCAGAACGAGATGTTCCTTCTTCCCTCGGAGGATTTTAACCCAAGAGAGATAGATCCATTAGATCCAGATCAAAGGGCTACCATTGCCAAACATCTTTATAGGGTGCAGAATATTTCTAGTAAATATTATGTATTGACCCATCATTATGAAACAACTGATGTTACTAGAGTAGAATCTATGTTGGGATGGCGTTTTATCCGAAAGAGATCTTTAAATGGCTTGGAGGACTGGGTAAAGGTTCGTATCAATCACCTTGGAGAGATCGTCCAAGTGGGAGAGTATCGTTAG
- the cas2 gene encoding CRISPR-associated endonuclease Cas2: protein MWIMVFFDLPTDTKTERKEAARFRKALLKDGFVMFQFSVYFRFCTCREMADLHIQRIKKVLPSKGKISILAVTDHQFGKMELFIGRKVDQSIERPQQLQLF from the coding sequence ATGTGGATCATGGTCTTTTTCGATCTCCCAACCGATACCAAAACCGAACGCAAAGAAGCAGCTCGCTTTCGTAAAGCACTACTAAAAGATGGTTTTGTGATGTTTCAATTTTCTGTCTATTTTCGTTTCTGCACCTGTAGAGAGATGGCAGATCTTCATATTCAAAGAATAAAAAAAGTTCTTCCTTCGAAAGGAAAGATATCTATTTTGGCCGTAACAGACCACCAGTTTGGTAAAATGGAGCTTTTTATTGGAAGAAAAGTGGATCAATCTATAGAGAGACCACAACAACTGCAACTATTCTAG